One segment of Marvinbryantia formatexigens DSM 14469 DNA contains the following:
- a CDS encoding response regulator transcription factor: MKKNRILIVEDEEKLARTMGDFLKFQGYDVCCAANGREALATFYKERKTLDLILLDIMMPDISGYEVLKEIRKTSNIPVIMLTARSSVEDQMSGFEKGADDYITKPYTLELVRLHIEAVLKRAGKLANILEYQDISVNLDAKKVYWKDKYIETTRKEYELLVYFIENSGIVLARNNILDAVWGYDYVGDIRTVDTLVKQLRKKLTEECTYIKSVYGVGYLFGEGNYEE; the protein is encoded by the coding sequence ATGAAGAAGAACAGGATTTTGATTGTGGAGGATGAGGAAAAGCTGGCAAGGACGATGGGGGACTTTCTGAAGTTCCAGGGCTATGATGTCTGCTGCGCGGCAAACGGCAGGGAGGCGCTCGCCACCTTTTATAAGGAGCGCAAAACACTGGATCTGATCCTGCTGGATATCATGATGCCGGATATCAGCGGCTATGAGGTTTTGAAGGAAATCCGCAAAACCTCCAACATCCCGGTGATTATGCTTACAGCGCGGTCGTCGGTGGAGGACCAGATGAGCGGGTTTGAGAAGGGCGCGGATGATTATATTACAAAGCCTTATACGCTGGAGCTGGTCAGGCTGCACATAGAGGCGGTTCTGAAGCGCGCCGGAAAGCTTGCGAATATTCTGGAATACCAGGATATCAGCGTAAACCTTGACGCAAAGAAGGTTTACTGGAAGGATAAATATATCGAGACGACCCGCAAGGAGTATGAGCTTCTTGTATATTTTATAGAAAACAGCGGAATCGTGCTGGCGCGCAACAATATTCTCGACGCGGTCTGGGGCTACGACTATGTGGGCGATATCCGCACGGTGGACACGCTGGTAAAGCAGCTCCGCAAAAAACTGACAGAAGAATGTACGTATATCAAATCGGTTTATGGAGTCGGCTATTTATTTGGGGAAGGAAATTATGAGGAATAG
- a CDS encoding sensor histidine kinase, with translation MRNSEEQKLRKNPAFLLLISALLVILLYAFLAYPIYTRMKMQVLKRAYKEVSAMNLAVMDEEETEILQSFYADKLEFLITDEDFALVYTNKSQPPEQQIERYVKSHIEEYGPEPALSVREYGSFCVIRLRALLESQGKQYYVFIRCEIHQAHEIIGYTTGYLILAVLLLAGVWYLFLEKRGRRLAFADAGETPQNAAGEQDGNNAGVQHSIDEAEKEFVANISHELKTPLAVISGQVEMLQYMGSEIDRDYYFSSIREEIDKMTELVGNLLDITIMDHHMEKMEMSEVNLSDMMEYMVLKYDALFKKNRIKLQSSLEKDCIVRANRMYLEQAVNNYMMNAFQHTAQGKCMRIRLLRRDDAARIEIYNEGPQIPPEDLQRIWQSFYKSGRENPEKNNGLSNAGLGLYMVKKIVEQHGGRCGAENCEKGVLFWMEL, from the coding sequence ATGAGGAATAGCGAAGAACAAAAACTGCGGAAAAATCCGGCGTTTTTGCTGCTGATTTCGGCACTGCTGGTTATACTGCTTTATGCGTTTCTGGCGTATCCCATCTATACCCGCATGAAAATGCAGGTGCTGAAGCGTGCGTATAAAGAGGTCAGCGCGATGAATCTGGCGGTGATGGACGAGGAGGAGACGGAGATTCTGCAGAGCTTTTATGCGGATAAGCTGGAATTTCTGATTACGGATGAAGATTTTGCGCTTGTCTATACAAATAAAAGCCAGCCGCCGGAGCAGCAGATTGAGCGGTACGTGAAATCACACATTGAGGAATATGGACCGGAACCGGCGCTGTCCGTCCGGGAGTATGGCTCCTTCTGTGTTATCCGCCTGCGGGCGCTGCTGGAATCGCAGGGAAAGCAGTATTATGTATTCATCCGCTGCGAAATCCACCAGGCGCATGAGATTATCGGCTACACGACCGGGTATCTGATCCTTGCGGTTCTGCTGCTTGCCGGCGTGTGGTACCTGTTTCTGGAAAAACGGGGACGGCGCCTGGCTTTTGCGGATGCGGGGGAGACGCCGCAGAATGCTGCCGGGGAGCAGGATGGAAATAACGCCGGAGTGCAGCACAGCATTGACGAGGCGGAGAAGGAATTTGTGGCGAATATTTCCCACGAGCTGAAAACGCCGCTGGCAGTGATTTCCGGACAGGTGGAAATGCTGCAGTATATGGGCTCCGAGATTGACCGGGATTATTATTTTTCTTCTATCCGGGAAGAAATCGACAAAATGACGGAGCTGGTGGGCAATCTTCTGGACATCACGATTATGGACCATCACATGGAAAAGATGGAAATGAGCGAGGTCAATCTTTCCGATATGATGGAATACATGGTCCTGAAATACGATGCGCTTTTTAAAAAGAACAGGATAAAGCTGCAGAGCTCGCTGGAAAAAGACTGCATTGTCCGCGCGAACCGTATGTATCTGGAGCAGGCGGTCAATAATTATATGATGAACGCATTCCAGCACACCGCGCAGGGAAAATGTATGCGCATCCGGCTTTTACGGCGGGATGACGCGGCACGCATCGAAATCTACAACGAGGGACCGCAGATTCCGCCGGAGGATTTGCAGCGTATCTGGCAGAGCTTCTATAAGAGTGGACGTGAAAATCCGGAAAAAAATAACGGCCTCAGCAATGCCGGGCTCGGACTTTACATGGTGAAAAAAATTGTCGAGCAGCATGGCGGCCGCTGCGGAGCCGAAAACTGCGAAAAGGGCGTACTGTTCTGGATGGAGCTATAA
- the spoVT gene encoding stage V sporulation protein T, which produces MKATGIVRRIDDLGRVVIPKEIRKTLRIRESDPLEIFTDREGEIILKKYSPIGELGSFAKEYAESLAQTTGHSICITDKDQIIAAAGGLKREYVGRPISGSLESLIGERENVLYNMSDREYIEIFDSSEEKRPQVISPIICEGDAIGAVVMVGRSDKVTMGETEQVVAKCAANFMGKQMEA; this is translated from the coding sequence ATGAAAGCTACAGGAATTGTCCGCAGGATTGACGACCTCGGAAGGGTGGTCATTCCGAAGGAAATCAGAAAAACGTTAAGAATAAGGGAATCCGACCCGCTGGAAATTTTTACCGACCGGGAAGGAGAAATCATACTGAAGAAATATTCCCCAATCGGGGAGCTGGGCAGCTTTGCCAAGGAATATGCCGAGTCACTGGCGCAGACGACCGGTCACAGCATCTGCATTACCGACAAGGACCAGATAATTGCCGCGGCAGGGGGCTTAAAGCGCGAGTACGTGGGGCGCCCCATCAGCGGGTCGCTGGAGAGCCTTATCGGGGAGCGCGAAAATGTGCTTTACAATATGTCAGACAGGGAGTACATTGAAATCTTCGACAGCAGCGAGGAAAAGCGACCGCAGGTCATCAGCCCGATTATCTGCGAGGGAGACGCCATCGGCGCCGTCGTGATGGTGGGAAGAAGCGATAAGGTCACGATGGGGGAAACTGAGCAGGTGGTGGCAAAATGCGCGGCAAATTTTATGGGAAAACAGATGGAAGCATAA
- a CDS encoding nicotinate phosphoribosyltransferase has translation MSTMNISLLTDLYELTMMQGYFKSRTNETVVFDMFYRHNPSDGGYAIAAGLEQVIEYIKNLRFSAEDIAYLEGLHIFDADFLDYLSTFRFSGDIYAIPEGTVVFPREPLIKVIAPIMEAQLVETAILTIINHQCLIATKASRVVYAAQGDGIMEFGLRRAQGPDAGVYGARAAMIGGCIGTSNVLAGQLFDVPVKGTHAHSWIMSFPDEYTAFKTYADLYPNACCLLVDTYDTLKSGVPNAIRVFTEMRDSGLEMKNYGIRLDSGDLAYLSKKARRMLDAAGFTDAYISASSDLDEYLIDSLKAQGCRITSWGVGTNLITSKDCPSFGGVYKLAAIQDENGNFLPKIKLSDNTEKITNPGNKTIYRIYEKDAHKVKADLISLADETFDESEDLVIFDPAETWKHTRLKAGTYTMRELLVPVFKNGECVYTSPSVMEIRDICTRELDTLWDETRRLVNPHEMYVDLSDKLYEMKKNLLSEMSRDM, from the coding sequence ATGAGCACAATGAATATCAGTCTTCTGACTGACCTCTATGAACTGACCATGATGCAGGGCTACTTTAAGAGCCGCACAAACGAAACGGTAGTTTTTGATATGTTTTACCGTCACAATCCCAGCGACGGCGGCTACGCAATCGCGGCCGGGCTGGAGCAGGTAATCGAATACATCAAGAATCTCCGCTTCTCGGCAGAGGACATTGCATATCTGGAGGGGCTGCATATTTTTGATGCAGATTTTCTCGACTATCTCAGCACCTTCCGGTTCAGCGGCGATATCTATGCCATTCCGGAGGGCACCGTTGTTTTCCCGCGCGAGCCGCTTATTAAAGTTATCGCGCCGATTATGGAAGCGCAGCTCGTGGAGACCGCCATTCTGACGATTATCAACCACCAGTGTCTGATTGCCACAAAGGCTTCCCGCGTTGTTTACGCCGCGCAGGGAGACGGCATTATGGAGTTCGGGCTTCGCCGCGCGCAGGGACCGGATGCCGGTGTGTACGGTGCGCGCGCCGCAATGATTGGCGGCTGTATCGGAACCTCCAACGTGCTTGCCGGACAGCTTTTCGATGTTCCGGTGAAGGGCACGCACGCACATAGCTGGATTATGAGCTTCCCGGACGAATATACTGCTTTTAAAACCTACGCGGACCTCTATCCGAATGCCTGCTGCCTGCTGGTAGATACCTACGATACCTTAAAATCCGGCGTTCCGAATGCAATCCGTGTCTTTACGGAAATGCGCGATTCCGGTCTTGAGATGAAAAATTACGGCATCCGTCTGGACAGCGGCGACCTCGCATACCTTTCGAAGAAGGCGCGCCGGATGCTGGATGCCGCCGGATTTACTGACGCCTACATTTCCGCTTCCAGCGACCTGGATGAATATCTGATCGACAGTCTGAAAGCGCAGGGCTGCCGCATCACCTCCTGGGGCGTCGGCACAAACCTGATCACCTCCAAGGACTGCCCGTCCTTCGGCGGCGTGTACAAGCTGGCTGCTATCCAGGACGAAAACGGTAATTTTCTTCCGAAGATCAAGCTTTCGGACAACACGGAGAAAATCACCAATCCGGGCAACAAGACCATTTACCGCATCTACGAAAAGGATGCCCACAAGGTGAAAGCGGACCTCATCTCTCTTGCAGACGAAACCTTTGACGAATCCGAAGACCTTGTCATTTTCGACCCGGCGGAGACCTGGAAGCACACCCGGCTGAAAGCGGGCACCTACACTATGCGTGAGCTGCTGGTACCGGTATTTAAAAACGGCGAGTGTGTCTATACCTCGCCCAGCGTCATGGAAATCCGTGATATCTGCACCAGAGAGCTGGATACCCTCTGGGACGAGACGCGGCGTCTTGTCAACCCGCACGAGATGTATGTCGACCTCTCCGACAAGCTGTATGAAATGAAGAAAAATCTGCTCAGTGAAATGAGCAGGGATATGTAA
- a CDS encoding acyl-[acyl-carrier-protein] thioesterase, with translation MAYQYRSRIRYSEIGEDKKLTLPGLVNYFQDCSTFQSEALGIGLDTLGARQRAWLLASWKIVIDRLPRLGEEVVTETWPYGFKGFQGNRNFRMLDQEGHTLAAAASVWIYLNVESGHPCRIDGDVLEAYELEEELPLGPFSRKIPVPEESTERDSFLVMRSHLDTNHHVNNGQYILMAEEYLPEGFKVKQIRVEYRKAAVLHDTIVPFVCTEPQRCTVSLCGSDEKPFAVVEFSE, from the coding sequence ATGGCATATCAATACCGCAGCCGCATCCGCTACAGCGAAATTGGCGAGGACAAAAAGCTTACGCTGCCCGGTCTGGTGAATTATTTCCAGGACTGCAGCACCTTCCAGTCGGAGGCACTCGGCATAGGGCTGGACACGCTGGGAGCGCGCCAGCGGGCATGGCTTCTGGCGTCCTGGAAAATTGTAATAGACAGGCTGCCGCGGCTTGGGGAGGAGGTTGTGACGGAGACCTGGCCATATGGCTTTAAGGGCTTCCAGGGAAACCGCAACTTCCGTATGCTGGACCAGGAGGGACATACACTGGCTGCAGCGGCATCCGTCTGGATTTATTTAAATGTGGAAAGCGGGCATCCGTGCCGGATTGACGGGGATGTTCTGGAGGCATATGAGCTGGAAGAGGAGCTGCCGCTCGGTCCGTTTTCGCGCAAGATTCCGGTTCCGGAGGAAAGCACGGAGCGGGACAGCTTTCTGGTGATGCGCAGTCACCTGGACACCAATCACCATGTCAACAACGGGCAGTATATACTGATGGCGGAGGAATATCTGCCGGAGGGCTTTAAAGTAAAGCAGATACGCGTGGAGTACCGCAAAGCCGCCGTTCTGCACGATACGATTGTGCCGTTTGTGTGCACAGAGCCGCAGCGCTGCACGGTCAGCCTTTGCGGAAGTGATGAAAAGCCGTTTGCCGTCGTAGAATTTTCGGAATAA
- a CDS encoding S1 RNA-binding domain-containing protein, with translation MLELGKKQILTILKETDFGVYLGEKENPQERVLLPKKEVPEEAATGDTLEVFLYKDSKDRLIATRREPAMTLGGVAVVKVAQVASIGAFLEWGLEKDLLLPFREQTAKVQAGQSCLAALYIDKSGRLCATMNVYPYLRTDSPYKKDDHVTGTIYQISEEFGVFVAVDNCYSGLIPRKEAAGHFRIGDTIQARVTEVKEDGKLSLSAREKAYLQMDEDAENIMQIIEGYDGVLPFNDKASPEVIKREFGLSKNAFKRGVGRLLKEGRVEITEKSIRKIK, from the coding sequence ATGCTGGAGCTGGGGAAAAAGCAGATACTGACAATTCTGAAAGAAACCGATTTCGGAGTTTATCTCGGAGAAAAAGAGAATCCGCAGGAGCGCGTACTGCTCCCGAAAAAAGAGGTGCCGGAGGAAGCGGCGACTGGCGATACGCTGGAGGTCTTTTTATATAAGGATTCCAAAGACCGCCTGATTGCCACGCGCAGGGAACCGGCGATGACGCTTGGCGGCGTTGCCGTTGTGAAGGTTGCGCAGGTCGCATCCATCGGAGCTTTTCTTGAATGGGGGCTGGAGAAAGACCTGCTGCTGCCGTTCAGAGAGCAGACGGCAAAGGTACAGGCGGGGCAGTCCTGTCTGGCGGCGCTGTACATTGATAAAAGCGGGCGTCTCTGCGCCACGATGAATGTTTATCCGTATCTTCGCACGGATTCGCCCTATAAAAAGGACGACCATGTCACCGGGACGATTTATCAGATAAGTGAAGAATTTGGCGTATTTGTGGCGGTGGACAACTGCTATTCCGGTCTGATCCCGCGAAAAGAGGCGGCGGGACATTTCCGTATCGGCGATACCATCCAGGCGCGAGTGACAGAGGTAAAGGAAGACGGAAAGCTGAGTCTGTCCGCCCGCGAAAAAGCATACCTGCAGATGGACGAGGATGCAGAAAATATTATGCAGATAATTGAAGGGTATGACGGCGTACTGCCGTTTAATGACAAAGCGTCGCCGGAAGTGATAAAGCGTGAATTCGGACTGAGTAAAAACGCGTTCAAGCGCGGCGTCGGCAGACTTTTAAAAGAGGGACGCGTGGAAATCACAGAGAAATCTATCCGCAAAATAAAATAA
- a CDS encoding RidA family protein, translating to MKQVISTDKAPAAIGPYSQAVEVNGMVYTSGVIPVNPATGEIPEGVEAQARQAFSNLSNLLEAAGTSMAQAVKTTVFIKEMNDFGKINEIYAEYFTKPYPARSCVEVARLPKDVLLEIEVIALK from the coding sequence ATGAAACAGGTAATCAGCACAGACAAGGCACCGGCGGCAATTGGACCGTATTCGCAGGCAGTCGAGGTAAACGGGATGGTCTATACCTCCGGAGTGATTCCGGTAAATCCGGCGACCGGGGAAATCCCGGAAGGCGTGGAGGCACAGGCGAGACAGGCGTTCTCCAATCTTTCCAATCTGCTGGAGGCGGCAGGCACTTCGATGGCACAGGCGGTGAAAACCACGGTGTTTATTAAAGAAATGAATGACTTTGGAAAGATTAATGAAATTTATGCGGAGTATTTTACAAAGCCGTATCCGGCGCGCTCCTGTGTGGAAGTTGCACGACTTCCGAAAGATGTTCTGCTGGAAATTGAGGTAATAGCACTGAAATAA
- a CDS encoding DNA polymerase III subunit alpha yields the protein MNFTHLHVHTEYSLLDGSNKIKEYVARVKELGMNSAAITDHGAMYGVIDFYRAARAEGIKPILGCEVYVAPNSRFDRENTGGEDRYYHLVLLAENNTGYANLIKIVSAGFVEGYYYKPRVDKELLRQYHEGIIALSACLAGEIPRYLVRGLYEEGKKVALEYQEIFGKGNFFLELQDHGIANQQIVNQQLLRMSAETGIELVATNDVHYTLASDAEPHDILLCIQTGKKLQDEDRMRYEGGQYYVKSPEEMAQLFPYALQALENTQKIADRCNVEIEFGVTKLPRFDVPEGYTSWEYLNKLCFDGLALRYPPEQAEELKERLNYELGIIQKMGYVDYFLIVWDFIRYARDHDISVGPGRGSAAGSLVSYTLGITKLDPIKYNLLFERFLNPERVSMPDIDIDFCFERRQEVIDYVVRKYGKDRVVQIVTFGTLAARGVIRDVGRVMDIPYSVVDSVAKMVPQELNITLDKALQENSELRKIYEEDPQMHRLIDMAKRLEGLPRHTSMHAAGVVICQKAADEYVPLSRGSDGSITTQFTMTTLEELGLLKMDFLGLRTLTVIQDAVKLVQKDTGVLLDMDKIDYDDKAVLNSLGTGKTDGVFQLESAGMQNFMKELKPQSLEDLIAGISLYRPGPMDFIPQYIRGKNHPETITYDCPQLKPILEPTYGCIVYQEQVMQIVRDLGGYTLGRSDLLRRAMSKKKASVMEKERRNFVYGNEEEGVPGCIKNGISEQVANKIYDDMIDFAKYAFNKSHAAAYAVVSYQTAWLKYYYPLEFMASLMTSVIDNPPKVAAYHMTCRKMGIEILPPDVNCGEGGFSVENGKIRYGLSAIKSIGRPVIAALVEEREKNGRYTSLKNLVERMSGKDINKRTLESFIKSGALDSLGATRRQMMTVYSQVCDAVNQERKTSLAGQMSLFDFVGEEEKKHYEISMPDVGEYEKEQLLAYEKEVLGFYVSGHPLEAYEELWRKRITNVTTDFQPDEETGIPLVQDQSRVTVGGMITAKTIKYTKTNKTMAFLTLEDLLGTVEVVVFPRDYEKNRSLLNTDEKVFITGRVSAEDDKASKLICESMTSFSDITKEIWIQFPDMASYQAGEQEMYRILRGSDGRDRVAIYVRSPRSVKKLSENWAVNADAELLAALAEKFGSENVKTI from the coding sequence TTGAATTTTACGCATTTACATGTTCATACGGAATACAGTCTCCTGGACGGTTCGAATAAAATAAAGGAATATGTGGCGCGGGTGAAGGAGCTGGGCATGAACAGCGCCGCCATCACCGACCACGGCGCGATGTACGGCGTTATCGATTTTTACCGGGCGGCGCGGGCGGAAGGGATTAAGCCGATTCTGGGCTGCGAGGTATATGTGGCGCCCAATTCCCGTTTTGACCGCGAAAACACCGGCGGCGAGGACCGGTACTACCATCTTGTGCTGCTGGCGGAGAACAATACCGGCTATGCCAATCTGATTAAAATCGTATCGGCGGGCTTTGTGGAGGGCTACTATTACAAGCCGCGCGTCGATAAGGAGCTGCTTCGGCAGTACCACGAGGGAATTATCGCTCTCAGCGCCTGCCTGGCGGGAGAGATTCCGCGCTATCTGGTGCGCGGATTATACGAGGAAGGAAAAAAGGTTGCGCTGGAGTATCAGGAAATCTTTGGCAAAGGAAATTTCTTCCTGGAGCTGCAGGACCACGGCATCGCCAATCAGCAGATCGTCAACCAGCAGCTTCTGCGCATGAGCGCGGAGACCGGCATAGAGCTGGTGGCGACGAACGACGTGCACTATACGCTGGCGTCCGATGCCGAGCCGCACGACATCCTGCTCTGCATCCAGACCGGAAAAAAGCTGCAGGACGAGGACCGTATGCGCTACGAGGGCGGTCAGTATTACGTGAAATCGCCGGAGGAGATGGCGCAGCTCTTTCCGTATGCGCTGCAGGCGCTGGAAAATACGCAGAAAATCGCGGACCGCTGCAATGTGGAAATTGAATTCGGCGTGACAAAGCTGCCGCGCTTCGATGTGCCGGAGGGGTATACCTCCTGGGAATATTTAAACAAGCTCTGCTTCGACGGGCTTGCGCTGCGGTATCCGCCGGAGCAGGCAGAAGAGCTGAAAGAGCGGCTGAATTATGAGCTTGGCATCATTCAGAAGATGGGCTATGTGGACTATTTCCTGATTGTATGGGATTTCATCCGCTACGCGCGCGACCACGATATCAGCGTTGGTCCGGGGCGCGGCTCGGCGGCGGGCAGTCTGGTGTCCTACACGCTGGGTATCACCAAGCTGGACCCGATTAAATATAACTTACTGTTTGAGCGTTTTCTGAATCCGGAGCGTGTCTCCATGCCCGATATTGATATCGATTTCTGTTTCGAGAGACGGCAGGAGGTCATTGACTATGTTGTCCGCAAATACGGCAAGGACCGCGTTGTGCAGATTGTTACCTTCGGTACGCTGGCGGCGCGCGGTGTCATCCGCGACGTCGGGCGCGTCATGGACATCCCCTATTCGGTGGTGGATTCCGTGGCGAAAATGGTGCCGCAGGAGCTGAACATCACGCTGGATAAGGCGCTGCAGGAAAACAGCGAGCTGCGCAAAATCTACGAGGAAGATCCTCAGATGCACCGGCTGATAGATATGGCAAAGCGTCTGGAGGGGCTGCCGCGCCACACCTCCATGCACGCGGCGGGCGTTGTTATCTGCCAGAAGGCGGCGGACGAGTACGTGCCGCTCTCCCGCGGAAGCGACGGTTCCATCACCACGCAGTTTACCATGACGACGCTGGAGGAGCTGGGGCTTCTGAAAATGGACTTTCTCGGACTGCGCACGCTGACGGTGATACAGGACGCTGTCAAGCTGGTACAAAAAGACACCGGAGTGCTGCTGGACATGGATAAAATCGACTACGACGATAAAGCTGTGCTGAATTCGCTCGGTACCGGAAAAACGGACGGCGTATTCCAGCTTGAAAGCGCCGGGATGCAGAATTTCATGAAGGAGCTGAAGCCGCAGAGCCTGGAGGATCTGATTGCCGGTATCTCGCTTTACCGTCCGGGACCGATGGATTTCATTCCGCAGTACATCCGCGGGAAAAATCATCCGGAGACCATCACCTACGACTGCCCGCAGCTGAAGCCGATTCTGGAGCCGACCTACGGCTGTATTGTGTACCAGGAGCAGGTTATGCAGATCGTGCGCGACCTCGGCGGCTACACGCTTGGAAGAAGCGATTTGCTGCGCCGTGCCATGTCGAAAAAGAAAGCATCTGTTATGGAAAAGGAGCGCCGCAACTTTGTGTACGGAAATGAGGAGGAGGGCGTGCCCGGCTGCATCAAAAACGGGATTTCCGAGCAGGTGGCGAATAAAATCTACGACGATATGATAGATTTTGCAAAATACGCCTTCAACAAATCCCATGCGGCGGCTTACGCGGTCGTTTCTTACCAGACAGCGTGGCTGAAATATTACTATCCGCTGGAATTTATGGCGTCTCTCATGACGTCCGTAATCGACAATCCGCCGAAGGTGGCGGCGTATCATATGACCTGCCGCAAGATGGGCATCGAGATTCTGCCGCCGGATGTCAACTGCGGGGAGGGCGGTTTTTCCGTGGAAAACGGCAAAATCCGCTATGGACTTTCCGCCATCAAGAGCATTGGCAGACCGGTGATTGCCGCGCTCGTGGAGGAGCGCGAAAAGAACGGACGCTATACCTCGCTGAAAAATCTCGTCGAGCGTATGTCCGGCAAGGATATCAACAAGCGCACGCTGGAGAGCTTTATCAAATCGGGCGCTCTCGACAGCCTGGGCGCGACACGCCGGCAGATGATGACGGTCTACTCGCAGGTGTGCGACGCGGTTAATCAGGAGCGGAAAACATCGCTTGCCGGGCAGATGAGCCTTTTCGATTTTGTGGGCGAGGAGGAAAAAAAGCATTACGAAATCTCCATGCCGGATGTGGGCGAATACGAAAAGGAGCAGCTTCTGGCATATGAAAAGGAGGTGCTCGGCTTTTACGTAAGCGGACATCCGCTGGAGGCTTACGAGGAGCTCTGGCGCAAGCGCATTACGAATGTTACCACCGATTTCCAGCCGGATGAGGAGACCGGGATTCCGCTGGTGCAGGACCAGAGCCGCGTGACGGTGGGCGGCATGATTACTGCAAAAACGATTAAATATACAAAGACCAACAAGACGATGGCGTTTCTGACGCTGGAAGATCTGCTGGGAACGGTGGAAGTGGTGGTGTTCCCGCGTGATTACGAGAAAAACAGAAGTCTTCTGAACACGGATGAAAAGGTATTCATCACCGGAAGAGTTTCCGCGGAGGACGACAAGGCGAGCAAGCTGATTTGCGAGAGCATGACATCGTTTTCCGATATCACAAAGGAAATCTGGATACAGTTCCCCGACATGGCGAGCTACCAGGCGGGCGAGCAGGAAATGTACCGGATCCTGCGCGGCTCGGACGGCAGGGACAGGGTGGCAATTTATGTCCGCTCCCCGCGTTCCGTGAAAAAGCTGTCCGAAAACTGGGCGGTAAATGCCGACGCGGAGCTGCTGGCGGCGCTGGCGGAGAAATTTGGCAGTGAAAACGTAAAAACTATTTGA
- the pfkA gene encoding 6-phosphofructokinase, which produces MAKEVNTIGVLTSGGDASGMNAAIRAVVRKAIYNGKKVKGIYRGYSGLLNEEIRDLTARDVSDTISRGGTILGTARCSEFRTEEGQKLGAEICRKHGIEGLVVIGGDGSFAGAQKLAGLGINTIGVPGTIDLDIACTEYTIGFDTAINTAMEAIDKVRDTSTSHERCSIIEVMGRQAGYIALYCGIANGAEDILVPEKYDFDEQKLINNILKNRKRGKKHHIIINAEGIGHSTSMARRIEAATGVETRATILGHMQRGGSPTCKDRVYASMMGAYAVDLLCAGKTNRVVGYRHGDFTDFDIDEALAMQKELPEYMWEVAYALSV; this is translated from the coding sequence ATGGCAAAAGAGGTAAACACCATCGGCGTACTGACAAGCGGCGGCGACGCATCCGGCATGAATGCGGCAATCCGTGCCGTGGTCAGAAAAGCCATATATAATGGGAAAAAGGTAAAGGGCATCTACCGGGGATACAGCGGACTTCTGAACGAGGAAATCCGCGACCTCACGGCGCGGGATGTATCCGATACGATTTCCCGCGGCGGCACCATTCTCGGAACGGCGCGCTGCTCGGAATTCCGCACGGAAGAGGGGCAGAAGCTCGGCGCGGAAATCTGCCGGAAGCACGGCATCGAGGGACTGGTAGTCATCGGCGGCGACGGCTCCTTTGCCGGTGCGCAGAAGCTGGCCGGGCTCGGTATCAATACCATCGGCGTTCCGGGTACGATTGACCTGGATATCGCCTGTACCGAGTACACCATCGGTTTTGATACGGCAATCAATACGGCGATGGAGGCGATCGATAAGGTGCGCGATACCTCTACCTCCCACGAAAGATGCAGCATTATCGAGGTAATGGGCAGACAGGCGGGCTATATCGCTCTGTACTGCGGCATTGCAAACGGTGCAGAGGATATTCTGGTGCCGGAAAAATATGATTTTGACGAGCAGAAGCTGATTAACAATATTCTGAAGAACAGAAAGCGCGGCAAAAAGCATCATATTATCATCAACGCGGAGGGCATCGGGCACTCCACCTCTATGGCACGCCGTATCGAGGCGGCTACCGGCGTTGAGACGCGGGCGACCATTCTCGGACATATGCAGCGCGGCGGCAGCCCGACCTGCAAGGACCGCGTGTATGCTTCCATGATGGGCGCTTATGCGGTGGATCTGCTCTGCGCGGGTAAGACAAACCGTGTAGTAGGCTACCGTCACGGCGATTTTACAGATTTTGACATCGATGAGGCACTGGCAATGCAGAAAGAACTTCCGGAATATATGTGGGAAGTGGCATATGCTCTTTCGGTATAA